The Blattabacterium cuenoti genome includes a region encoding these proteins:
- the ruvX gene encoding Holliday junction resolvase RuvX, giving the protein MAKILGIDYGKVITGLSITDNEQIFAFGLDAVPTKKLMNFLESFLSHEKIDEIVIGLPKKLNNQKETLIEKDIQIFINKFRIKNPKILIKRVDERFTSKMAFNTMIELGLKKKKRRKKVILNQISATIILQSYLAKKEKKIN; this is encoded by the coding sequence ATGGCAAAAATATTGGGAATAGATTATGGAAAAGTAATAACAGGTTTATCTATAACAGATAATGAACAAATATTTGCATTTGGATTAGATGCAGTTCCAACTAAAAAATTAATGAATTTTTTAGAATCGTTTTTATCTCATGAAAAAATAGATGAAATAGTTATAGGGTTACCAAAAAAATTAAACAATCAAAAAGAAACATTAATAGAAAAAGATATTCAAATATTTATAAATAAATTTCGCATAAAAAATCCTAAAATTTTGATAAAAAGAGTAGATGAACGTTTTACATCTAAGATGGCTTTTAATACTATGATAGAATTAGGTTTAAAAAAAAAAAAAAGAAGAAAAAAAGTAATTTTAAACCAAATTAGCGCCACTATTATTTTACAGTCTTATCTCGCAAAAAAAGAAAAAAAAATTAATTAA
- a CDS encoding Nif3-like dinuclear metal center hexameric protein, with product MEVFVRDIADKLENLAPIEYAESYDNVGLIVGSFHQKVRNILITLDLTEEVFCESINKKCNLIISFHPIIFKPIKNITGKTFSERVIISALKNDVSIYVIHTNLDLVWEGPSDYISKLLKINKEKVLLPKKETIKKMITYVPVNYAEKVRNSLFEVGAGNISNYSHCSYNFDGFGSYMGNKKTKPFSGKKEIFHMEKETCIGVIFPSHKLNIIRDALFKNHPYEEVAYEIYNIENVNPYVGIGFIGNLVKEMNEYDFLIFIKNKMNLPCIRHSRFTEKKIKKIAMITGSGRFGIETAIKEKADVFISSDLKYHDFFKSENRILIVDIGHYESEKISKNLLRSFLEKKFTSISISESEVYTNPVKYIY from the coding sequence ATGGAAGTATTCGTAAGAGATATAGCTGATAAATTAGAAAATTTAGCACCTATAGAATATGCAGAATCCTATGATAATGTTGGATTGATAGTAGGATCGTTTCATCAAAAAGTAAGAAATATACTAATCACTTTAGATCTTACTGAAGAGGTTTTTTGTGAATCCATCAATAAGAAGTGTAATCTGATAATATCCTTTCATCCTATCATTTTTAAACCCATAAAAAATATAACTGGAAAAACATTTTCAGAAAGGGTTATAATTTCTGCATTGAAAAATGATGTATCTATTTATGTTATTCACACTAATTTGGATTTAGTATGGGAAGGCCCCTCTGATTATATATCTAAACTGTTAAAAATCAATAAAGAAAAAGTTCTTCTTCCAAAAAAAGAAACTATAAAAAAAATGATCACTTATGTTCCAGTTAACTACGCAGAAAAAGTAAGAAATTCTTTATTTGAAGTAGGTGCTGGAAATATTTCCAATTATAGTCATTGCAGTTATAATTTTGATGGATTTGGAAGTTATATGGGAAACAAGAAAACCAAACCATTTTCTGGAAAAAAAGAAATTTTTCATATGGAAAAAGAGACTTGTATCGGTGTTATTTTTCCCTCTCATAAATTAAATATTATCAGAGACGCTCTTTTTAAAAATCATCCTTATGAAGAAGTAGCTTACGAAATTTACAATATTGAAAATGTTAATCCTTATGTAGGAATAGGGTTCATAGGAAATCTAGTAAAAGAGATGAATGAATATGATTTTCTTATTTTTATAAAAAATAAAATGAATCTTCCTTGTATTCGTCATTCCCGTTTTACAGAAAAAAAAATTAAAAAAATAGCTATGATAACAGGGTCAGGACGTTTTGGAATAGAAACCGCTATCAAAGAAAAAGCTGACGTTTTTATATCTTCTGATTTAAAATATCATGATTTTTTTAAATCTGAAAATAGAATATTGATTGTAGATATCGGTCATTATGAATCCGAAAAAATCTCTAAAAATTTATTAAGATCTTTTTTAGAAAAAAAATTTACTTCTATTTCTATTTCTGAATCAGAAGTTTATACTAATCCAGTTAAATATATTTATTAG
- a CDS encoding UvrD-helicase domain-containing protein produces MLVPSTLKIYNASAGSGKTFFLVKNYLYVLLKSSYPDEFRRVLALTFTKKSSEEMKKRILQCLKEFSNQIVKKEYSSLFDHLVKDLKLTKHQLYERSKKILSAILHDFSSFSKNTSTIDKFTYNIIRSFVSNREVYLEMDTKRFLLKIIENLLYRLKNSEKWSNILVQFSLEKLKKGKNWDIRKELLKIAHLMLEENNFFPIKKIKSFSLENFIQLKKTLIKRTKKFEKKCEIQGEKFFLFLIKTSIQKNSFIHSDLPRLFQKLQMRNIFLNPFNERLEKYIQKKIFYKCSLQKHQKILIEKNKDEILSLYEKTKSIYKKNISYYLLDKLFLKNISILSIIHEIEKEFHFMKKEKKILLNVELNKILYERITRGTFPKIYERIGMQYKHYFIDEFQDISFLQWNNIKILVENALSENGSAMIVGDPKQSIYRWRGGDAKQFINICYSKSINYKKKLKRLETNFRSYEEIVHFNNFLYQSISKIFNSIIYKNIYQDSKQKTFKKPGGYVEINFLSSLENKNYKEYIYFKIKNKIKKLLEQKYVLSDIAILVRNNKEGRFLSEKLVEDGINVNTSVSLLIKNHLEIQIIINLFYILANPHCYQKRVILIFMLLKNKFIRTKKKDHDFIMKIIFLPLDIFLKKILSKDSLSLNKLYNKSIYNISEEIIESFGLLNKQNTASIYSFLDFVYRSMKSVGNSIVDFLDYWESKKEKESIIISDHKNAIRVMTIHKSKGLQFPVVILPFTDWNLYSKNQVGIWMDVNPHLYHGLNSVYLEIEPYFKRIKHDKNIRNIYEDYLSNTVFDNINLLYVSTTRSIEQLFLFSKIENEKSVSFYIKNFLREKKIWNEKKYKYSFGKEEKNY; encoded by the coding sequence ATGCTTGTTCCATCTACATTAAAGATATACAACGCTTCAGCCGGTTCTGGAAAAACCTTTTTTTTAGTAAAAAACTATCTTTATGTTCTATTAAAAAGTTCATATCCTGATGAATTTAGAAGAGTTCTAGCTTTGACTTTTACTAAAAAATCTTCTGAAGAAATGAAAAAAAGAATTTTACAATGTCTTAAAGAGTTTTCAAATCAAATAGTTAAAAAAGAATATTCTTCTTTATTTGATCATCTTGTAAAAGATTTGAAATTAACAAAACATCAATTATATGAACGTTCTAAAAAAATATTATCTGCCATTTTGCATGATTTTTCTTCTTTTTCTAAAAATACAAGTACAATAGATAAATTTACTTATAATATTATAAGATCTTTTGTTTCAAATAGAGAAGTCTACTTAGAAATGGATACAAAAAGGTTTCTATTGAAAATTATAGAAAATCTACTATATAGATTGAAAAATTCAGAAAAATGGTCAAATATTTTGGTTCAATTTTCTTTAGAAAAATTAAAAAAAGGAAAAAACTGGGATATAAGAAAAGAACTATTAAAAATAGCTCATCTTATGTTGGAAGAAAATAATTTTTTTCCTATAAAAAAAATTAAAAGTTTTTCTTTAGAAAATTTTATCCAATTGAAAAAAACTTTGATAAAAAGAACTAAAAAATTTGAAAAAAAATGCGAAATACAAGGTGAAAAATTCTTTTTATTTTTAATAAAAACTTCTATTCAAAAAAATTCTTTTATTCATTCAGATTTACCAAGACTTTTCCAAAAATTACAAATGAGGAATATATTCCTTAACCCTTTTAATGAACGTCTTGAAAAATATATTCAAAAAAAAATATTTTATAAATGTTCTTTACAAAAGCATCAAAAAATATTGATAGAAAAAAATAAGGATGAAATCCTGTCATTATATGAAAAAACAAAATCTATATACAAAAAAAATATATCATATTATCTTTTAGATAAACTTTTTTTAAAAAACATTAGTATACTATCAATCATACATGAAATAGAAAAAGAATTTCATTTTATGAAAAAGGAAAAAAAAATTCTTTTAAATGTAGAATTAAACAAAATTCTTTATGAAAGAATTACTCGAGGAACATTTCCTAAAATTTATGAAAGAATCGGAATGCAATATAAACATTATTTTATAGATGAATTTCAAGATATTTCATTTTTACAATGGAACAATATTAAAATTTTAGTTGAAAATGCATTATCTGAAAATGGATCAGCTATGATAGTAGGAGATCCTAAACAATCTATATATAGATGGAGGGGTGGAGACGCAAAACAGTTTATAAATATATGTTATTCTAAATCAATAAATTATAAAAAAAAATTAAAAAGGTTAGAAACAAATTTTCGTAGTTATGAAGAAATTGTTCATTTTAATAACTTCCTTTATCAATCCATATCTAAAATTTTTAATTCAATTATTTATAAAAATATATATCAAGATTCCAAACAAAAAACATTTAAAAAACCTGGAGGATATGTAGAAATAAATTTTCTGAGTAGTTTAGAAAATAAAAATTATAAAGAATATATTTATTTCAAAATAAAAAATAAAATAAAAAAATTATTGGAACAGAAATATGTTTTATCAGACATTGCTATATTAGTTAGAAATAATAAAGAAGGTCGTTTTTTATCTGAAAAACTTGTTGAAGATGGCATTAATGTAAATACTTCTGTTTCTTTGCTAATAAAAAATCATTTGGAAATACAAATAATCATAAATTTATTTTATATTCTTGCTAATCCTCATTGTTATCAAAAAAGAGTTATTCTAATTTTTATGTTATTAAAAAATAAATTCATTCGTACTAAAAAAAAAGATCATGATTTTATTATGAAAATTATTTTCTTACCACTGGATATATTTTTAAAAAAAATTCTATCAAAAGATTCATTATCGTTAAATAAATTATATAATAAATCCATATACAATATATCAGAAGAAATAATTGAATCTTTTGGTTTATTGAATAAACAGAACACTGCATCTATCTATTCTTTTTTGGACTTTGTTTATAGATCTATGAAAAGTGTAGGGAATTCTATTGTAGATTTTCTAGATTATTGGGAATCTAAAAAGGAAAAAGAAAGCATTATTATTTCTGATCATAAAAATGCTATTCGTGTTATGACTATTCATAAATCTAAAGGATTGCAATTTCCTGTAGTTATTCTTCCTTTTACTGATTGGAATCTTTATTCTAAAAATCAAGTAGGAATATGGATGGATGTAAATCCTCATTTATATCACGGATTGAATTCTGTTTATTTAGAAATAGAACCATATTTCAAACGTATAAAACATGATAAAAATATCCGGAATATTTATGAAGATTACCTCTCAAATACAGTATTTGATAATATCAATCTATTATACGTATCTACTACTCGTTCTATAGAACAGTTATTTTTATTTTCAAAAATAGAAAATGAAAAATCTGTATCATTTTACATTAAAAATTTTCTTCGTGAAAAAAAAATATGGAATGAAAAAAAATATAAGTATTCTTTTGGAAAAGAAGAAAAAAATTATTGA
- a CDS encoding 2,3,4,5-tetrahydropyridine-2,6-dicarboxylate N-succinyltransferase: MKVNKLKLEIEKAWNQKNSWEDDENIEKIVLQVIDHLENGLIRVSNFLNEKWIVNEWVKKAIIMYFSVKKMNVIELGPLEFYDKIPIKNKFREKRVRVVPHAIARYGSYLSHGVILMPSYVNIGAYIGEGTMIDTWATVGSCAQVGCRVHISGGVGIGGVLEPLQSYPVIIEDDVFIGSRCILVEGVLIEKGAVLGANVVLTATTKIFDVTNNQPIEFKKVVPKYSVVIPGSYPKKFPSGTYYVPCAMIIGKRKESTDKKTSLNEALRTHNLVI, from the coding sequence ATGAAAGTGAACAAACTAAAATTAGAAATAGAAAAGGCTTGGAATCAAAAAAATTCTTGGGAAGATGACGAGAATATAGAGAAGATAGTTCTTCAGGTTATTGATCATTTAGAAAATGGATTAATCAGAGTGTCTAATTTTTTAAATGAAAAGTGGATAGTCAATGAATGGGTAAAAAAAGCAATTATAATGTATTTCTCTGTTAAAAAAATGAATGTGATAGAATTAGGTCCATTAGAATTTTATGACAAAATCCCTATAAAAAATAAATTCCGAGAAAAGAGAGTTAGAGTCGTTCCTCATGCTATAGCACGTTATGGTTCATATTTATCCCATGGAGTAATTCTTATGCCTTCTTACGTAAATATAGGCGCATATATAGGAGAAGGAACTATGATAGATACATGGGCGACAGTAGGGAGTTGTGCTCAAGTTGGTTGTCGTGTACATATAAGCGGTGGAGTTGGAATAGGAGGAGTTCTAGAACCTTTACAATCTTATCCTGTTATTATTGAGGATGATGTTTTTATTGGATCTAGATGTATTTTGGTAGAAGGAGTTTTGATAGAAAAAGGGGCTGTTTTAGGTGCAAATGTTGTTTTAACTGCTACTACTAAAATTTTTGATGTAACGAATAATCAACCTATTGAATTTAAAAAAGTTGTCCCTAAATATTCTGTGGTCATTCCTGGATCTTATCCAAAAAAATTTCCTTCAGGAACATATTATGTTCCGTGTGCTATGATTATAGGAAAAAGAAAAGAAAGCACAGATAAAAAAACATCTTTAAATGAAGCGTTAAGAACTCATAATTTAGTGATTTAG
- a CDS encoding L-threonylcarbamoyladenylate synthase: MSFYEEIEKSVEILKKGKSLLYPTDTVWGLGCDAFNMQAINKICKIKNRNFSKSMIVLVEKMDRLRQLVGDITDFTRKILIDNIANKNKPITIVYNHVNQIAYNLLRKDNTLAIRLTYDPFCVCLIRNFDRPIISTSANLSGFSPPKSFSEISPSILKEIDYAVNFHRKKISNYSSSSIIKIVSDQVKILRS, translated from the coding sequence ATGTCTTTTTACGAAGAAATAGAAAAAAGTGTAGAAATATTAAAAAAAGGAAAAAGTTTATTATATCCTACAGATACTGTGTGGGGGTTGGGGTGTGATGCATTTAATATGCAGGCTATAAATAAAATATGTAAAATCAAAAATAGAAATTTTTCTAAGTCTATGATTGTTTTAGTAGAAAAAATGGACCGTTTACGTCAACTGGTAGGAGATATAACTGATTTTACTAGAAAAATTCTAATTGATAACATTGCGAATAAAAATAAACCTATCACTATAGTGTACAATCATGTGAATCAAATAGCATATAATTTATTGAGAAAAGACAATACTTTAGCCATTCGTTTGACATATGATCCATTTTGTGTTTGTTTAATCCGAAATTTTGATAGACCAATTATTTCTACTTCTGCAAATTTATCAGGATTTTCTCCTCCTAAATCCTTTTCTGAAATTAGTCCTTCTATTTTAAAAGAAATAGATTATGCAGTGAATTTTCATAGAAAAAAAATATCTAATTACAGCAGCTCTTCTATTATAAAAATTGTTTCAGATCAGGTAAAAATATTACGTAGTTAG
- the lipA gene encoding lipoyl synthase has translation MNIPLKKPKWIRVKLSMNKNYHELQKLVSLHKLNTICQSGSCPNIGECWGKGVATFMILGNICTRSCRFCGVKTGRPEKVDWKEPNKVAESIKILKIKHAVLTSVNRDDLKDMGSSIWVKTIQEVRYLNPKITIEALIPDFKGEKKIIDKIIDVKPEVISHNLETVSRLTKKIRIQAKYDRSLGLLQYIKEKNKNIRTKTGIMLGLGETKEEIIETMKDMKKSKVDIITMGQYLQPSLKHHPVRFFVFPEQFKELKEIGLKMGFKYVESGPLVRSSYHAEKHVR, from the coding sequence ATGAATATCCCTCTCAAAAAACCAAAATGGATAAGAGTAAAATTATCAATGAATAAAAATTATCATGAATTACAAAAATTAGTTTCTTTGCATAAATTGAATACAATTTGTCAAAGTGGGAGTTGTCCTAACATAGGAGAATGTTGGGGAAAAGGAGTAGCTACTTTTATGATATTGGGAAATATTTGTACAAGATCTTGTAGATTTTGTGGAGTTAAAACAGGACGTCCTGAAAAAGTCGATTGGAAAGAACCAAATAAAGTAGCAGAGTCTATAAAAATATTGAAAATCAAACATGCCGTATTAACCTCTGTTAATCGAGATGATTTAAAAGATATGGGATCTTCTATATGGGTAAAAACCATACAAGAAGTACGATATTTAAATCCAAAGATAACAATAGAAGCTTTAATCCCTGATTTTAAAGGAGAAAAAAAAATAATAGATAAAATCATTGATGTTAAACCAGAAGTGATTTCTCACAATCTGGAAACAGTTTCCAGATTAACAAAAAAAATCCGTATTCAAGCTAAATATGATCGTAGTCTTGGATTACTGCAGTATATCAAAGAAAAAAATAAAAATATTCGAACAAAAACAGGAATCATGTTAGGATTAGGAGAAACAAAAGAAGAAATTATTGAAACAATGAAAGATATGAAAAAATCTAAAGTAGATATTATAACAATGGGACAATATTTACAACCTTCTTTAAAACATCATCCTGTTCGTTTTTTTGTTTTTCCTGAACAATTCAAAGAATTGAAAGAAATTGGATTAAAAATGGGATTTAAATATGTAGAAAGCGGGCCATTAGTACGGTCTTCTTATCATGCAGAAAAACATGTAAGATGA
- a CDS encoding zinc ribbon domain-containing protein translates to MGNKIQEAITVVDKLRALYNLQLIDSRIDEIRKFRGNIPMEIKSLEEELDQMKKNSENVHEEILSIKENIDKQNKNIKYSETLIKKYDKQKDNVKNHKELYSLDKEIDYQKLEIQLSKKRIKELNVKIHKKEDILGKKEDILNNKEEHLFHKKKELNKILLENDKEEKILLEKSLFFSKKVDIRLLQTYKKIRNRVKNGVAVAPVQRGAPLGSYLAITPQKYSELIQRNKLLIDEHSGRILIDAELAEEEKKKSFVFKKNKK, encoded by the coding sequence ATGGGAAATAAAATACAAGAAGCTATCACTGTAGTAGATAAATTGAGGGCATTATATAATCTTCAATTAATAGATTCTCGTATAGATGAAATACGAAAATTTCGCGGAAATATTCCCATGGAAATAAAAAGTTTGGAAGAAGAATTAGACCAAATGAAAAAAAATTCAGAAAATGTTCATGAGGAGATTCTTTCCATAAAAGAAAATATAGATAAACAAAACAAAAATATTAAATATTCAGAAACATTAATTAAAAAATATGATAAACAAAAAGATAATGTAAAAAATCACAAGGAATTATATTCTCTTGATAAAGAAATTGATTATCAAAAACTGGAGATTCAATTATCCAAAAAAAGAATCAAAGAATTGAATGTAAAAATTCATAAAAAAGAAGATATTCTAGGAAAAAAAGAAGATATTTTAAATAATAAAGAAGAACATCTTTTTCACAAAAAAAAAGAATTGAATAAGATTCTATTAGAAAACGATAAAGAAGAAAAAATTCTTTTGGAAAAATCTTTGTTTTTTTCTAAAAAAGTTGATATTCGTTTGTTACAAACTTATAAAAAAATAAGGAATAGAGTAAAAAACGGAGTGGCTGTTGCTCCAGTCCAAAGAGGAGCTCCATTGGGTTCTTATCTAGCTATTACACCTCAAAAATATTCAGAACTGATACAAAGAAATAAACTTTTAATAGATGAACACAGTGGAAGAATATTAATAGATGCTGAATTAGCTGAGGAAGAAAAGAAAAAATCTTTTGTTTTTAAAAAAAATAAAAAATAA
- a CDS encoding thioredoxin family protein, with amino-acid sequence MVRTYSSSEIKIQIKDFNLLEVSSGKKKFLKDFFSDKATVIMFICNHCPYVKHINSELVRLSKDFIPKGISFLAINSNDANKYPEDSPENMKKVHSQLGYLFPYFFDETQEVAKYYCAKCTPEFFIFSGKGDLCYHGQLDDSRPGNEKPVTGCDVRNVLKKILKGKNINQTFKLSYGCNIKWKT; translated from the coding sequence ATGGTACGAACTTATTCTTCTAGTGAAATTAAAATTCAAATAAAAGATTTTAACTTGTTAGAAGTTTCTTCAGGAAAGAAGAAATTTTTGAAAGATTTTTTTTCTGATAAAGCAACTGTAATTATGTTTATTTGTAATCACTGTCCGTATGTAAAACATATTAATTCAGAATTAGTGCGTTTATCTAAAGATTTTATTCCGAAAGGAATTTCTTTTTTAGCTATCAATTCTAATGATGCAAACAAGTATCCGGAAGACTCTCCGGAAAATATGAAAAAAGTACATTCTCAGTTAGGTTATCTTTTTCCTTATTTTTTCGATGAAACACAAGAAGTAGCCAAATATTATTGTGCAAAATGTACTCCTGAATTTTTTATATTTTCCGGAAAAGGGGATTTATGTTATCATGGGCAACTAGATGATTCTAGGCCTGGAAATGAAAAACCTGTGACAGGTTGTGATGTGAGAAATGTTTTAAAAAAAATTTTGAAAGGAAAAAATATAAATCAAACTTTTAAATTAAGTTACGGATGTAATATCAAATGGAAAACATAA
- a CDS encoding DHH family phosphoesterase has product MFSSIDGNNQKKIVLLPHNNPDGDALGSSLALFFYLRKLRHDVDLISPTEYSEFFQWLPGTENILVFSEKTKSLVKKKIVNSDYVFFVDFNNLSRIKNLREFILYSKAKKILIDHHPFPFRFDFMFSDPTVSATSILVFRFISEMNHLDKIDKEIATCLYIGLMTDTGFFRFPSVTSETHFIAGKLIEKGIDIEEIYGHLQEKYNENKLKLLSKALKKLKVIKKYRTAYTSINASDLNFYSYKQGDTEGIISYGLGIKNIIFSVFFFEEKEKYPIKISFRSKGNFDVNLFARKHFGGGGHKNAAGGILEKSLSESIEYFLNIIPNYHRNLMFSI; this is encoded by the coding sequence ATGTTTTCTAGTATTGATGGAAATAATCAAAAAAAAATCGTTTTATTACCACATAATAATCCGGACGGAGATGCTTTAGGATCCTCTTTAGCTCTTTTCTTTTATTTGAGAAAATTGAGACATGATGTGGATTTAATATCTCCAACAGAATATTCTGAATTTTTTCAATGGCTTCCAGGAACTGAGAATATTCTTGTTTTCTCAGAAAAAACTAAATCTTTAGTAAAAAAAAAAATTGTAAATTCTGATTATGTTTTTTTTGTAGATTTTAATAATTTATCAAGAATAAAAAATTTAAGAGAATTTATTTTATATTCAAAAGCAAAAAAAATACTAATAGATCACCATCCTTTTCCATTTCGTTTCGATTTTATGTTTTCTGATCCAACAGTTTCAGCTACCAGTATTTTGGTTTTTAGGTTTATATCTGAAATGAATCATTTAGACAAAATAGATAAAGAAATAGCCACCTGTTTATATATTGGTTTAATGACTGATACGGGTTTTTTTCGTTTCCCTTCCGTTACTTCAGAAACTCATTTTATTGCCGGAAAATTAATAGAAAAAGGAATTGATATAGAAGAGATCTATGGTCATTTGCAAGAAAAATACAATGAAAATAAATTGAAATTATTATCTAAAGCCTTAAAAAAATTAAAAGTCATAAAAAAATATCGTACAGCTTATACAAGTATCAATGCTTCGGATCTCAATTTTTATTCATACAAACAAGGAGATACTGAAGGTATTATTTCTTATGGACTAGGTATAAAAAATATTATTTTTTCTGTTTTCTTTTTTGAAGAAAAAGAAAAATATCCAATTAAAATTTCCTTTCGTTCTAAAGGTAATTTTGATGTAAACCTATTTGCCAGAAAGCATTTTGGAGGTGGTGGACATAAAAATGCAGCAGGAGGTATATTAGAAAAAAGTCTATCTGAATCCATTGAATATTTCTTAAATATTATTCCTAATTATCATAGAAATCTTATGTTTTCCATTTGA
- a CDS encoding CCA tRNA nucleotidyltransferase, which translates to MNLSSALHKKIFRIVSLSSQKIKQDSYVVGGYVRDFLIGKMKSEDLDILTIGEGIKLAKEVSKYIYPYPKIKIFKRFGTAMLKYDNQKIEFVGSRKESYHLSSRKPFIELGSLQDDQNRRDFTINALAISLNPDNYGELIDPFGGLSDLKKKILRTPLDSDITYSDDPLRMMRAIRFATQLQFTIEEYSFKSIQKNKNRINIVSIERIIEEFNKILLSKKPSIGLFLLYKSGLLSIILPELTLLKGIEEKNGCKHKDNFYHTLQVVDNVSKEKDGFLWLRWAALLHDIGKSSTKKFLPKIGWSFHSHEFVGSKMVPNIFQRLKLPKGDPMKYVKKMIQYSYKPIALIGNRTSDTAIRRLLFDLGKDLEDLIKLCLADITTNNIEKRKQYKKNIYLLMERVKKLEERDRIQNWKSPISGNDIMKAFRINPCKKIGVIKNFIKDSILEGKISNEFHSAYLLMLKKGEELGLKKK; encoded by the coding sequence ATGAATTTATCATCTGCTCTTCATAAAAAAATATTTCGTATCGTAAGCCTTTCATCTCAGAAAATAAAACAAGATAGTTATGTGGTGGGAGGTTATGTTAGAGATTTTTTAATAGGAAAAATGAAATCCGAAGATTTGGATATTTTGACTATAGGTGAGGGAATTAAATTAGCTAAAGAGGTTTCTAAATATATTTATCCTTATCCAAAAATAAAGATCTTTAAACGTTTTGGAACTGCTATGTTAAAATATGATAATCAGAAAATAGAGTTTGTTGGATCCAGAAAAGAATCATATCATTTATCTAGTCGTAAGCCTTTTATAGAGTTAGGATCATTACAAGATGACCAAAATAGAAGAGATTTTACAATCAATGCTTTAGCTATTAGTTTAAACCCTGATAATTATGGAGAATTAATAGATCCATTTGGAGGATTATCAGATTTAAAAAAAAAAATATTAAGAACTCCATTAGATTCAGATATTACTTATTCTGATGATCCGTTGAGAATGATGCGAGCAATTCGATTTGCGACTCAACTTCAATTTACGATTGAAGAATATTCATTTAAATCTATTCAAAAAAATAAAAATAGAATAAATATTGTTTCTATAGAAAGAATTATAGAAGAATTTAATAAAATTTTATTATCTAAAAAGCCTTCTATCGGATTGTTTTTATTATATAAATCTGGATTATTATCAATAATATTACCAGAATTAACTTTATTAAAAGGAATAGAAGAAAAAAACGGATGTAAACACAAAGATAATTTTTATCATACTTTGCAAGTAGTAGATAATGTCAGTAAAGAAAAAGACGGTTTCCTTTGGTTAAGATGGGCAGCATTGCTACACGATATAGGAAAATCTTCTACCAAAAAATTTTTACCAAAAATAGGTTGGTCTTTTCATTCTCATGAATTTGTAGGATCAAAAATGGTTCCAAATATATTTCAACGTTTAAAACTTCCAAAAGGGGATCCTATGAAATATGTGAAAAAGATGATTCAATATAGTTACAAACCTATAGCTTTAATAGGAAATAGGACTAGCGATACTGCTATCCGTAGATTATTATTTGATCTTGGAAAAGATCTAGAAGATTTAATAAAATTGTGTCTCGCTGATATTACCACTAATAATATAGAGAAAAGAAAACAATATAAAAAAAATATTTATCTTCTTATGGAAAGGGTTAAAAAATTAGAAGAAAGAGATAGAATTCAAAACTGGAAATCTCCTATATCAGGAAATGATATCATGAAGGCTTTTCGGATTAATCCATGCAAAAAAATAGGGGTTATAAAAAATTTTATTAAGGATTCTATTTTGGAAGGAAAAATATCTAATGAATTTCATTCTGCTTATCTTCTAATGTTAAAAAAAGGAGAAGAATTAGGATTGAAAAAAAAATAA